The following nucleotide sequence is from Gordonia jinghuaiqii.
GGTACCGAAGTGGTAGAGCAGCGCACCGAAGGGCTCGGGACGCAGCGCAACCTTCGGGTTGAGCGACCACGCGTCGAGGGTGTCGAACCGGACCCCGGCGACCGCGGAGCGGTCGCCGGAGATCGGATTCGATGTCGGGGCTGACATCAGTAGACCCCGCACATCCCGTCGATCGACACCTCTTCGACGAGCGACTCGGCGATGAGCTCGGTGTCGGTCGAGCTCTGTGTGGTCGCGGCGGACTGATCGGCCATGATCCATACCTCCTTGAAATTCGATGGTGACGACGGTCACGCACGACTATAGTGGCACTCGGTGCACAAAACCAGAGGGGGCCGGAAAACTGTCCGAACGGGCAGTGCCGGGACCTCCACAGGACCACCGACACCGCAGGTCGCCTAGGGTGAGGTCTCGATGACGCCGAACACCCCCGACGCGAGACCCGCCCGCACCTCCCCCGGACGACGCCCCATCACGTCCCGGGCACAGATCAGCGCGCTCGCGATCGGTTTGTTCACCGCTCACGGTTTCGAGGACACCAGCGTCGACGACATCGCCGACGCGGCCGGTATCGCCCGGCGCACACTGTTCCGCTACTACTCGTCGAAGAACGAGATCCCCTGGGGGGAGTTCGACGACCACCTCGACGAGCTGCGCACCCTCCTCGCCGCGATCCCGGCCGACGTCCCGATGGCGCAGGCGCTCGTCGATGCCCTCGTCTCGTTCAACCGGGTCCCGCCGGAGGAACTGGACAACCATCGCCGGCGCATGTCGTTGCTACTGGGTGTTCCGGCGCTGCAGGCACATTCGATGATCATGTACGCCGATTGGCGGCATGTGATCGCGGAGTTCTGCGCCATGCGCCTCGGCACATCCGTGAGCGACCACATACCGCAGACCATCGGCTGGCTGTGCCTCGGCGCAGCCCTGGCGGCCTATGAACGGTGGCTGGCCGACCCCGGCGCCGACCTCGAATCCCTCATCGAGGCCGGCGCGCGCACGGTCGCCGACGGCGTGGGTGCACTGTCATGACTAACCTGGTCCGAGGCCGGTCATGCACACCCGATGCGACCGGTACGCGGGAGCGCCTCTCGTGGCGGCGACGCCCGCTACGCTAGGCTGAAGTAGAACGTGTTCTAATTTTGGGCCGGTTCATCCGGTCCTCGACGGCGGAGAACTGCTGACATGTCTGATGTGACCCCTCACGGCTCCCGAAGCGTGATTCTCACGGTGTCCGAGGTGATCGAGGAGACGGCCGACGCCAAGTCCATCGCCTTCGAGGTCCCGGAAGCGTCCTCCAACGCGTTCACCGACTACAAGCCGGGGCAGTTCCTCACCCTGCGCATCCCGAGCGAGAAGACCGGCTCGGTCGCCCGGTGCTATTCGCTGGCGTCGTCGCCGTTCACCGACCCGCGGCCCAAGGTGACCGTCAAGCGAACCGTGGACGGATACGGCTCCAACTGGGTGTGCGACAACCTGTCCCCCGGTTCCCAGGTCGAGGTGCTGCCGCCGTCCGGGGTGTTCACCCCCAAGTCCTACGACGTCCCGCTTCTCCTGATCGCCGCGGGCAGCGGTGTGACCCCGGTGATGTCGATCCTCAAGGCGGCCCTGAAGAAGAGCGACCGCCCCATCGTGTTCTTCTACGCCAACCGCAGCGTCGACGACGTGATCTTCGCCGAGGAACTCCGCGAGCTGCTGCACGCCCACGCCGACCGGCTCACCGTTCTCCATTGGCTCGAGTCGCTGCAGGGCCTGCCCACCGCGCCGGCGCTGGCATCGGTGTTCGCGCCGTATTCGACGACCCACACCGCCTACCTGTGTGGTCCCGGACCGTTCATGGACGCCGTGCACAAGGGCCTGGCCCAGGCAGACTTCCCGCATCACAACGTCCACACCGAGGTCTACAACTCGCTGTCGGGTGACCCGTTCGCCGATGTCGAACTCGACGAGGTCAGCGACGAGGAGCAAGCCGGGGCGGCCACCGTCGAGGTGGAGCTCGACGGCGAGACCCACACACTCACCTGGCCCCGTAAACGCACCCTGATCGACGTCATGCTCGCCGCCGGACTCGACGCCCCCTACTCCTGCCAGGAGGGTGAATGCGGCTCGTGTGCCTGCACTCTCACCGAGGGCACCGTCGACATGGACAATGCCGGCGCGCTCGACCCCGAGGACATCGAGGACGGCTACATCCTCGGCTGCCAGGCCCATCCGACGTCGGACTCACTCAAGATCGAGTTCTGACGGGCCGGTTCTGGCATCGTCGAGACACTCGACGACACGATCGAGCCGCACGCGAAGGAGAACAGCGACATGACCACCCTCCCCGGTTCCCGATCAGCCCGTTCCCGTCTCGGTCCCGACCGGCTCGCCCGCGGCCTCGCCGGCATGCTGCTCGGTATCGGGGTTCTGCACTTCCTGGCCCCCAAACCCTTCGACGAGATCATCCCCGAGGAGATCCCCGGTGATCCGCGGACGCTGACCTACCTGTCCGGCGTGGCCGAGATCGGTCTGGGGGCGGGTCTTCTGGTGCCCAGGACCCGGCGGCTCTCCGGTGCGCTGTCCGCGCTGCTGTTCCTCGCGGTGTATCCCGCGAACATCAACATGGTCCGGCTGTGGTGGGACAAACCCCTGCCATACCGAATCGTCGCCATCGCACGTCTGCCGTTCCAGTTCCCGATGATCTGGGCCGCACTGCGGGTGGCGCGCGAGTCCTGAGAAAGCCCGCATCACCGACCGCCTCAGCGCAGGGATCGGAAGTACGCCCGTTCCTCCGGCGAACGATGCTCGATCGCGTAACTCAGTGCGGTACGGCCCATCTCGGCGGCATTGTCCTCCAGGTACCCGAGGAGGACGGCCTCGTCGACGCGCTTGCCCACCTCGCGCAGCATCCAGCCGAAGGCCTTCTGGATGAGGTCCCGCCGATCGTCGCGGACGAGCGGAGCCACTGCGAGAAGCGCTGTCGCATCGCCGTGTCTGATGTGCGCGAAGGTGGCGATGATGCCCACGCGGCGTCGCCACAGGTCCTCGTCCTGAGCGTGCCGCAGGACGGCGTCGAGCCGACCCAGCCGGCGGCAGTACTCCCCCAGGATCGAGTCGGCCGACGAGTCGACGAGGTCCCAGTTGTTCACCCGTCCTCGTCGGACGGCGTCGAGGTAGAGCTTCACCCACACCTCGACACCCGCATCCGTTGCATCCCCGCCCCGGCGCCGCAGTTCCTGTTCGAATTCGCCCCGCAGGAGGAACAACGCGATGAGCCGGTGCTCGTGAACCGGCGAATCCAGCAGTTCGGCAACGGCATCCGGACCGATGCCGCGGAAGGCCCGGGCGATGGCACGTTGCTGCGGCACGCGTAGTCCCAGGAATTCATCGCCTTCGCCGTAGCCGCCGGGACGGGCCTGGAAGAACTTCGCCTGCCCGGCCGCGAGCTGCGGGTCGGCGATCTCGGCGGCGGCCGTCCGCACCGCCGCCGCCGTCGGCTCCGGTACCACGTCTGCGCTAGAGGAGATCCGCGATCGGGGTGGGCGTCTGCAGCTTGGCCCGCGTCTTCATCACCGCGCCCACCTTGCCCGCCCCGACGACGCCGGTGAGTATGCCGTCGCGGCTGTAGTAGGCCACGAACTTCTTGCCGTCGTCGTCGACGACGTGAACCTCGTCGTCGGGGCGCGGTGCACCGAGTACCTGGATCTTCACGTCGAACTGGTCGCTCCAGAAGTACGACACCGATGCGGTGACCGCGTCCCCGCCGGTGATCTGGTGAGCGACGATCGACGCCTGCTCGACGGTGTGATTCCAGTGCTCCACCCGTACCGGCTTGTCGTCGTCGTCCCGCCAATTCGCGACGTCGCCGAGGGCGTAGACGTTCTCCGCACTGGTGTGTCCGGTTGCATCGCAGGCTATTCCGCCGCCGGACTCGCGCGCGGCGAGTTCGATCCCGGAGCCGTCGAGGTAGCCGGTCACGGGGGTCGAGCCGATACCGACGACGACGATGTCGGCCGGCAGTTCGGTTCCGTCGGCGAGCTTCACCGCCCTCACCCTGCCCTGCGAGACCACGATCTCCTCGACGCCGATGCCTGTCCTCAGATCGACCCCGTTGGCGGTGTGCAGGCGCGACACCAGAGCACCGATGCGCTCGCCGAGGGCTGCGGCGAGCGGCGTCGGGGCCGGTTCGACGAGACTGACACCCAGACCGCGCGAGCACAGGCTGGCCGCCACCTCACACCCGATGAATCCCGCGCCGATGACCACTGCGGTTCTCGCGGAATCGATCTCGCCGCGCAACGCGACGGCGTCGTCGTACGTGCGGATCGTGTGCACGCCGGCGATCGATTCGGTGAGGCCGGGGAACGGGCGCGGATCGAGGCCGGTGGCGAGCACCAGGGTGTCGTAGGAGAGAGTCGAGCCGGAGGCGAGACCGACGGTCCCCTCGGCCGGTGACACCGCGGTCACCGCATCTCCGAGACGCAGCGTGATGTCGGCCTCGCCGTAGAACCCCTCGGGCTTGAGGTCCACGCGGTCGTCTTTGCCCAGCAGCACCGACTTCGACAGGGGCGGGCGGTCGTATGGTGGGTGCGCCTCGGCGCCGACCAGGGTGATCGGATCGGTGAAGCCGTTGTTGCGCAGGCTCTCCGCCAACCGGATTCCACCGAGTCCCGCCCCGACCACGACAACGCCCGCAGCTGGTCCACTCATACTCGTCCCTTCTCCTCCGCCGACGCCGATCGCGCCCGGATCTCGTGTGCGCCCCCGTATGTGCCGCGCCTCAACGGGTCACGTCCCCGACCGGTTGCAGGTCGGACAGCAGCCAATTCCCGTCGACCTTACGCATAAGTGCCCACCTCGCGGTAGGGGTCGTCCTCCCCGCGGGTTCGCCCGAGCCCCCCGGGCCCGGAGACACTTGCGACCGGGTGGACGACAGGGCCTGGTCGACGAAGACCAGCACTTTCGCGCGGTCGGACGAGTTGTCGTGCAGGCCGACCCCGACCACCTGCCCGGTCATCTCGATGCCCGACACCCGCGCCCCGGGCAGGACGACGTCGGCTCCGCGGTTGCGATACTCCAACCGGATCGGGTCGGTGAGCAACGCATCGGTGCGTCGACGCCGATCGGGCGGATCGTCGGGCGAGAAGGTCATCACCGCGCCGACCGCCTCGCCGGTGGCGGTGAGGATCGCGGCGCGCTCGGCCGCGGTCGGGTCCCGCCCTGGTCGCGATGCCGCGACCCCGGCGATCACCGCGACGACGAGTGCCACCACGATGCCGGCGACCATGAGTCCGGTTCGGCGGCGTTGCCGTCGGGTCCAGCGCGGCTCCAGCAGAGGAGCATCGGCCGCGCGCCGAGCGGTGGAGGTCATGGCCGCCCCGCTCGCGAGATCTTCCAGCCGGCGTCGGTGCGGGTCATCGTGATCAGTGCGGTGACCCGTTCGCCGGTGGCGTCGACCTCTCCGGCCGCCGCGCCGGAATCGGGTGACCCGCCCAGCAGGACAGGATCGGTGGCGTCGGCGACGACGAGAACCTCGACACTGGTGCCGATCTCGTCCGACGACGGATCGCGCACGAGTCCGGCCGAGATCAGTTGGCCGACACTGGGTCCCCGCTGGCCGCGCACCGCGTCGGCGAGGGCTTCGCGTGCGGCGTCGATGCGTTCGCGCTGCGGTCCGGTACTGACACCCGCGACCGCGTCCACATAGCCGGCGGGGTCGGCGGGGTCGGCGCTCAGCATCACCGTGACGGCGTCGCGGGCCGAGGCGAGCACGTCGTTCTCCAGCGCCTGCTGGTCGTGCTGAACACGGATCTGCCAGAACAGGACGCCGGCCGCGACGATCAGGACGGCCACCACGACCGCCACCGCGACGAGCCCGACGCGCAGCATCCGCGTCCGCCGGAGTGCGCGTTCGCGCAGCGCGGGCGCGGCGGCGATGCGAGCCGTGCGCGCTGCCCGCCGCGCGGCGTCGACGCGGGCTCGGGCGAGTTCGATTCGGGTGGTGGAGGTCTCGCTCACGCCGGTCATCCGATCACGTCCGCCGCCGCCAGGAGCCACGTGTCGTCGGATCTGATGAAGCGGGCGAGGATCGACCTGCTCACGGTCACCTCGGGTGCCGTCTCGCCGCGCACGGTCACCGCGACCCGTAGCAGTGCCCGACCTTCGGCGGCATCGGTCTCGACGATGCTGACGATCTCGGGCCGCCAGGCGACCGCGAGGGTGCCCGGCTCCGGAGGCCGATCGAGCTGTGTCCCATAGGTCTGCACGAACTCGCCGGCCACGAGGTCACGCGCGCGTGCCCGGTCTGCTCGCCAGTGGGCCGAATCGACGGAGAACACCTCGGCCACGATCGTCCCCGCCCGCTCGCGGAGCTCATCCCGGTTGCGCTGCAGCGATTCTCCGGCACTGCTGTCCCGCCACAGCACGGCCACCGCCACCAGGGCGACGACGAGTGCCACCGTCGCGATCGAGAGTCGGCCGCCGGCCGCCCGCCGGGTCATCGGCCGGGCCGGCGGTGCCCCGGCCGGCAGCTCGGAAGGTCTGCCCGGCCGTGTATCGGACCGCTTTCGCGGTGTGCCGTACGGCTTTCGCGGTGTATCGGACTGCTTTCGTGGTGTATCGGACGACGTCATGGGAGGTATTGCACCGCCCCGAGTTTCAACGAGCCCTCGTCCGGGGTGACCAGCACCCGCAACCGGAACCGGCGCGGCTGCGATGCGGTGGCCGCTCCGGGTTTGTCGAAGACGGCGGTGGCGGCGACGAGAACCGTTGCGGTGTCGCCCTCGCGGGCCGAGATCCCCGTCCCCTCGACCGACGACTCCGTCACCGCACCGTTGGCGTCGACGAATGCGCGGTAGCTGTCGGCGGATTGGGCGAACTCCTCGTAGAAGGCGCCCGTCGCGCCCGCCAGGATCTCGCGGGCGCGGAGCGGATCACGACTGTCCGGCGCGATCAGCAGTGCCACGCGATCCGCGGCGGCCTGCTCGAAGTCGGCGTCGGAATAGGCATCTCGCGCGTCGAGCCAGGCAACCACGGCGACGCCGGCCAGAACGAGTGAGCCGACCAGGCCGAGGGTGAGGACGACCCACCGGCGTCGTGGTGGTCTGCGCCGGAGACCGGCATCTACCTCCAGCGAGGTCAGGTCGTCGAGTGCGTCCCGGAGTCCGCGTCGCGCCGCGCGCGCGGCCGCGATGTCCGAGCGTCCCGCAGCCCCGGCCATGGCTCGCCCCCTGTCGATCCCGGTCACGACGACAGGCGCGCGCTCTCCTTGGTGTCGACCTTCTCGCCGCGGATCCGGCTCGAGTACGCGGCGCGCGCGTTCTGGTCCGGGTTCATGAAGATCGAGTCGAGCTTGGTCAGCTTGCGCGAGAGGCGTTTCATCGCCTGCGGCAGGAGGGGTGCGGAGTCGGCCCAGCGCATCGACCGAGGCGCGTACACCCGGGTGACCGGTCGCGCGATGGTCTCCACGACGACCGCGGCCACCTCACCCGGCTCGACGGTCTGGATGAACTTGTTGGTCTGCAGGCCGGAGATCAGGGCGGTGCGCGTGAAGGTCGGCAGGACGGCGCTGACCTTGATGCCCTCCGGTGCGAGCTCGGCGCCGAGCGCCTCGGAGAACTCGATCACCGCCGACTTGGCCCCGTTGTAGATGGTCAGGCCGGGGGTGGGGATGCGACCGGCAGTGGAGGCGATGTTG
It contains:
- the mftR gene encoding mycofactocin system transcriptional regulator (MftR, the mycofactocin system transcriptional regulator, is an uncharacterized TetR family DNA-binding transcription factor. Its role is inferred by context. It occurs as part of the biosynthesis locus for mycofactocin, a partially characterized electron carrier derived from the terminal Val-Tyr dipeptide of the precursor peptide MftA, through a radical SAM enzyme-mediated process.), which encodes MTPNTPDARPARTSPGRRPITSRAQISALAIGLFTAHGFEDTSVDDIADAAGIARRTLFRYYSSKNEIPWGEFDDHLDELRTLLAAIPADVPMAQALVDALVSFNRVPPEELDNHRRRMSLLLGVPALQAHSMIMYADWRHVIAEFCAMRLGTSVSDHIPQTIGWLCLGAALAAYERWLADPGADLESLIEAGARTVADGVGALS
- a CDS encoding ferredoxin--NADP reductase; translated protein: MSDVTPHGSRSVILTVSEVIEETADAKSIAFEVPEASSNAFTDYKPGQFLTLRIPSEKTGSVARCYSLASSPFTDPRPKVTVKRTVDGYGSNWVCDNLSPGSQVEVLPPSGVFTPKSYDVPLLLIAAGSGVTPVMSILKAALKKSDRPIVFFYANRSVDDVIFAEELRELLHAHADRLTVLHWLESLQGLPTAPALASVFAPYSTTHTAYLCGPGPFMDAVHKGLAQADFPHHNVHTEVYNSLSGDPFADVELDEVSDEEQAGAATVEVELDGETHTLTWPRKRTLIDVMLAAGLDAPYSCQEGECGSCACTLTEGTVDMDNAGALDPEDIEDGYILGCQAHPTSDSLKIEF
- a CDS encoding DoxX family protein — translated: MTTLPGSRSARSRLGPDRLARGLAGMLLGIGVLHFLAPKPFDEIIPEEIPGDPRTLTYLSGVAEIGLGAGLLVPRTRRLSGALSALLFLAVYPANINMVRLWWDKPLPYRIVAIARLPFQFPMIWAALRVARES
- a CDS encoding NAD(P)/FAD-dependent oxidoreductase, whose translation is MSGPAAGVVVVGAGLGGIRLAESLRNNGFTDPITLVGAEAHPPYDRPPLSKSVLLGKDDRVDLKPEGFYGEADITLRLGDAVTAVSPAEGTVGLASGSTLSYDTLVLATGLDPRPFPGLTESIAGVHTIRTYDDAVALRGEIDSARTAVVIGAGFIGCEVAASLCSRGLGVSLVEPAPTPLAAALGERIGALVSRLHTANGVDLRTGIGVEEIVVSQGRVRAVKLADGTELPADIVVVGIGSTPVTGYLDGSGIELAARESGGGIACDATGHTSAENVYALGDVANWRDDDDKPVRVEHWNHTVEQASIVAHQITGGDAVTASVSYFWSDQFDVKIQVLGAPRPDDEVHVVDDDGKKFVAYYSRDGILTGVVGAGKVGAVMKTRAKLQTPTPIADLL
- a CDS encoding SDR family oxidoreductase: MSLRDTLSRKPDHDTIRSAVKDKVVVITGGARGIGFETATQLFDAGAKVAIGDIDGDAVGKAAADLGIEGIEVDVTKRESFDAFLTEVESRLGPIDVLVNNAGIMPVGPFLSYDDTIIRRTFDIDVIGVILGCQEAARRMAPRRTGHIVNIASTAGRIPTPGLTIYNGAKSAVIEFSEALGAELAPEGIKVSAVLPTFTRTALISGLQTNKFIQTVEPGEVAAVVVETIARPVTRVYAPRSMRWADSAPLLPQAMKRLSRKLTKLDSIFMNPDQNARAAYSSRIRGEKVDTKESARLSS
- a CDS encoding DNA alkylation repair protein, with the protein product MVPEPTAAAVRTAAAEIADPQLAAGQAKFFQARPGGYGEGDEFLGLRVPQQRAIARAFRGIGPDAVAELLDSPVHEHRLIALFLLRGEFEQELRRRGGDATDAGVEVWVKLYLDAVRRGRVNNWDLVDSSADSILGEYCRRLGRLDAVLRHAQDEDLWRRRVGIIATFAHIRHGDATALLAVAPLVRDDRRDLIQKAFGWMLREVGKRVDEAVLLGYLEDNAAEMGRTALSYAIEHRSPEERAYFRSLR
- the mftA gene encoding mycofactocin precursor MftA (Mycofactocin is a small molecule electron carrier derived from the final two amino acids, Val-Tyr, of MftA, the mycofactocin precursor. It plays a role in redox homeostasis and the metabolism of alcohols and aldehydes in Actinobacteria, including Mycobacterium tuberculosis.); amino-acid sequence: MADQSAATTQSSTDTELIAESLVEEVSIDGMCGVY